Part of the Epinephelus fuscoguttatus linkage group LG24, E.fuscoguttatus.final_Chr_v1 genome, acttccagtgaccggcagtgtgaatttgcatattagctaaatatttagtttcacccagaacatttagatttaatatttaatttaacatttagatttatatttagcatttagatttaacatttagatttatatttagcatttagatttagattcatatttaatatttagatttaacatttatatttatatttatatttagcatttagatttaacatttagatttagtatttagatttagatttaatatttagatttagacttagcatttagatttaacatttagatttagatttaatatttaaatttaacatttaggtgccacatttaatatttagatttaactatttaatatatttctaagttaacaaatattgctgtaatgtggtaaaaggtgacgttaaaaaattgacaacacttttttaaacattgaagttaaatgtggcaaaatgttgatgttattttcagcgtgagacactttacaaacggcaccccatactcACACTGAACCAAGGAAATGCATGACTGCACTGTTGCTCAATACTGTACTACAAAatagtattttgttttttttctttgtccatGAGAGTCTTTTAGTTTAAGTTGTCTCTATGTGCAGCAGGTTCACACAGTATACTCGGCTACTCACCTTTCTGAAAGAGTTCCAACgcataaattaaatatattactCCATGTAGAACTATCATTTTTACCACATAGCTACTGTAGCTCCCGCTCACATGTCTTTCTTGCCgctgcttcttcttcctcttcttcttctgcggctgaatccaaatgtccgcaCTTCACCGCACTTGCAGACTCGCGGACTTTGCGGGCGCGTTGACGGGAAGTCCGGGAGTGCTTAGGGCTGTCCAAACCCACAATTCATTCAGTCCACAAGAAGCCTCCAGCGGACTTTCTGGGTTCATCCCAAAACCAATTCTCGCATCCACGCTTCCCTCACTTGCGCCTCTTCCTCGCGTCTCAGCTCCGCCCTCGTAGGACacgggggggaggggggggggggggggggggtaactCCTCAACCTGAGCTCAGGAATGATCAGCCTCAGTGTGACTAAATGGAAAAGGCAATCACTGATGTGAAAGTGTTtgttgctgacagacagactcttTGATTTCCTCCCATCATTTGTGCCACCTACTCTTCAATCTTTGTTCAATTATGCTCTTGATTTCTGATTTACTAACATTAACTGTCAAatcaatgtatttattttttgttgcctCCTTTGCAGCCTTATCTGCCATGTCATTCCCTTTAACTCCAATGTGTGCTGGTACCCATAAAACACCACTGTAGTCCCCATCATTTGAATTCTGTATAGTGTTTGTTGTACCTCTATCAAAATATCTGGTCTGCTGCGTGAATGACTGTGCTGTAAACTGACTAATGCTGAACTTGAATCTGAACAAATAATGGTCTTACATCTTCAATCCACTGTACTGCTAACAATATCGCAATCATTTCCCCTGTATAAACGGACACTTCCTCACTGATCCTTTTTCCGACTGTGATATGAAACTCTGGGACAATAAAAGCTACTCCTGACTTAACTGAATCCTGTGATGCATCTGTGTTTATCTGGATGTAACTGTTATAGTCATCAATGTATGCCTGTATGGTACAtgagttacaaacaaactctctATCCTTGTTctcttttaataatttaaaatcTACTGTGGCATTCGGACGTATCCAAGGTGGTATCACTGGCAATGGTACTGTGGGACTAATGTTGAAATGTGCTATTTAATTTCTTTTGCTTTCTGTGTCATTGTCCAACCAAAGCTTTTACTGTCCCTTTCCCCCTTTTCCCAGCAAGGTTTTTAAAGTGAGTTGTGTTGGATGATCTTTACTGTGACCCtgtaaattaacccaataattCAATGATAACTGTAGCCTCCTCAGTTATGTTTTTAGAACATGGACGCCTTGGTTTCCAGACAGTTTAACGTCCTCTAACTATCCAGAGACATACATCACTGGACAAACACCTCACTGTCACAAATAAGAATCaggggcaacaaaaacatgaagtgAACAGAAGTGAAACCACTCATGACATTAACACATCTgtttaataaacaaaacaaaaataaactagcagatggagtaaaaaaaaagacaaaaaaacccccacctGACCCACATACAGTCAACACTTTACCACAATTACAACTACATAATGTGtccagacagaaaaaaacagagtcaaGTGCAAAATAAagaacacacagaaaatattaTGCAGAAAATAACATCATGTGTGTTATTTAATATGTTAACTGTAGATTAAACTTTATAGCTGCATACAGTTATAGTTATATACAAATGTGCTGTGTGCACGCACTTGGGCTCATGTGAACGTCTTCCTCCTCACAAAGCACACTAGATGGCGCTATAACCTCACAGGACATTTCCTTGTTGTCATCAAAACACATGAGCTTGTATTCTGGTCATCTGCCTGTTAGATTAGTTTGAATCAAAGCTTTACTGTTGCACTGTGTTGCAGTCACTGTGACTCTGAGTTAGAGTGAAGTTACCTGCTTCAGAGCTCTACATGTGACTGTTGAAGCTCCAGGGAGCTGCTTTCTTCAAGTTCGTTTTTTGGCGTGACAGTGTTGTGGCAAAGGTAAAAACAGCTGTCACCTTGCTATCAGAGATGATTCTTTTGGTGagccattttctttctttacccAGGAGACATCCTATTACGCACCTTGTTCTTTTTACTCATTAAAGGTGTTTTGGACCTTCAGATAAAAACAAGATATGTCAGTTTCCAAATCACTCTGAACAACAGTGATGATAAACAtacaaaaagtaaagtgcaTCACAATTAAGCCGAGTTCAATATTTGTGAGTTTTTATCTGTAATGATCTCAATCAGTCGTTAACCATATTAATTGTGAGTCACTGGCATTACAACAAGACAGGTGTTTGAAATCACCTGTTCTGATGTTTCCTTATAagcaggatgatgatgatgactgcagcagcaacacaaacacaggacacCACGACCAACACAGTGATCAAAGTGACATCtgtgagaagagaggaaaattaGTAACACTCAGCATTCATAAAGCAACTCCAGATGAAATGGTGAGACTGACATGAGACCACATAAAGGTTCACTTAGTGACGCCGAGGTGTTTCTCACCATCAGCAGACGACAGTGTGACCTCAGGAATCATGGTAAACACCTCTATCTGAGGACCAGAGAGCACTCGCACTGCACATCCAACCTgtgtgctgttgccatggagacgaGGCAGCACGGCTGTGGCGGTGACAGTGACTGTAGCGTTGGTGTTGGTGACACTGGTAGAGTTGTAGTGAGGGACAGTCAGTGTTACTGTGGGAGCAGGTCGACCTGTGGCCGAGCAGGACACAACTGCCTCTTCAGGAGAGTTTGATTCTCTGACATGTAGAACGGGTTCatgcagctctgcacacaccacacatttaaaaacatcacatcaaGTTTTTACAGGCCAGACTTTAAGGATGATGGAGATGTCTTTAATAACACTGTAAGGTTCTTACCATAGAGTTGGAGGCAGGTTGAACCAGTGAGAGCTCCGTCAGGGTAGGTGTTAAACAAACAGTGATAGCATCCTTCATCTTCCTCCGTCACCCTCCTGATAACTATGGAGCTGTTCTGCAGTCCAGCATATTTAAACTCCACTTTATCTCTAAAGTCAGGATTCACTTTCTCACCAAAGTGTTTACTGAACGAAGCAAGATTCTGCTCCCCCTCAGGTAAAACTTTCTCCCATGTGATGAGAACAACATCTTTAGGTTGCATCAGCTGACAGTTTAAAAGAGCCTCTTCTCCCACTGCTGCCATCACAGTCTGCTGAGTCTCTATCACAGCTGCTAGACCTACAGGGAGGACAGGTCACAGTGTGTTTGATATGTAATGAGCTGCATTGACTGGTCATTGGGTAACCAATGCAAAAGTATTTTCAAATGAACCccctaaaacaaaacataatttcGCAACTACAACAAACATACAAGAGTCACACAGCTGTGCTTTCAgatttaagagaaataaaaaccAGTCTGatataaaatgactgtttcatcttcttcctcacctTTGTGAAAGACTGCCAACACACAAAGGAGAAGGAGGACTGCACAGAGGGCCATCTTTGCTACATAGCGAACCTTCCACCAAACTTTAAGGGAAAGTTGTCATTGTTCATTGTCACAGTAAAAAGCAGCAGATCCctagaaaacaagaaaaattaAGCCTTGACATCAAATTCTATCTAAAGACTGCTATTTAAGAATCAGTGGTCAGAGTAACATACCAATTTGTTATGCTGTTTAGTAGCTATGATGAATATAAAGTTGGATAAAGTCTGACTGTGAATAAAATACAGAACATACTCTTGGATTTTCAGTAAAATTCTTCCCAGCCCTTTAAAGAGACTACATTAGCCTATGAATTATATTGGTGACAAGGAAAAACAGGCTGGACTCCTGAACTTACCTTTAAACAGCAAACCAGTCAGTGTTGTACAGAGAGCACAGTTTTAACTTCAACTACACAACTAGTAACATTTTTGTGTGATAAGACGACAgcccacaaaaacacaaacggGTATGtgaagtggaaaagtgtgcGTCACAGTTGGTAATAGTTTATATTTAACTATGCACAATATAATTTATTCCTGTCATTACTGTTAGTAGAAGACACGGTAACAGTGGCAGCAGCAATTCATAGTTTAATGAGtaacatcaaaacatcacagttCTCTAAGTACCTGAGAATTTATTGACCTCTGAAATTAACCTGAGACGCTCAGTTTGgtcacaaaatgtttttctccCACAACTGTTGATATATACTGGCATATTTACACTTTCACATAATCGTTCCTCATCACCACACTTTATGTGACATGAAAACCAGTACAAACTGTGTAATATTGTCAGGAGGAAAAGACAAGATGATGTGAAGTATCAGTATAATTTGAGATTTGGTCATTTTCTTAGTGTtaggacacaaaaacatgctaAAAATTACCTGTGAcctaacaaaaagaaaaaaacaaaaaaagaaaaaaaacattgcattttGTCCAAAAAGAGCAAAATCAATCATTACTATATTATGATGGCATTATGGTAAtgactgcagcagcaacacaaacacaggacacCACGACCAACACAGTGATCAAAGTGACATCTGTGAGAAGACAGGAAAATTAGTAACACTCAACATTCATGATTTCAGCATATTACCTTGAGCCCGTTGAACCCCTTTTCCAGCCAGTTAGCTTTTTGGTTCAAATTGTCAAGAGACTGTTAAAAAAggcgagagacagtaaaactgattaattatatttaattgagaaaataaattattaatgtaaaataataattccgGGGCACAGAGCCAGGGATCAGGGATCAATGACGAACCTGTATTTAGTCAAAAAGGAGAATATTCATCTAAGATTGTTTATATACGTAAAATATGAATAATCAAATAGGTTAAAAGGCGTGACCCCGAGCACTGACCGTCTCAGCCAGCTGTTGGTACAACAACAATGCACAAATAACCACAGAGGACTGCTCTGGTAAAGTCACAAATGTTTATTAAGGCAGTAACTGATCAACACTCGACTATTATTACCAcactagtctctatatacagactctacattcagggACTGTATCACACCAATAACAAACTAATTGTAGTAAATCAAACCAAGCAAGtggacctgtgtgtgtgcgtgtgtgtgtatgtgtgtgtttgggagctCCCTTACAGCAACTTATGTGCAAAGAGTCAGGGAGGATTTAGCCTGACTCCGTCTAGATCCGGCTGGTCTCGTCCAATAGGGAGCAGGGATTGAATTTTGGGAGTGAATTACACCTAGGTGTAACTTACATAACGCGTTCCAATTTGCTGTGTAGGTGTAGAATATCAGAACTCGTTTTTTTCCATGGAGAGCAAAGTGCAGGAGGCTACAATGGTCTGACCAGACTGGAACAGGTTTCCGTTTCAGTCTAAAGTGCTATAACATGCTGGTATTAACAGGTCAGGTGCTTTAGCAAAGCTATTCTTCAAACTTCACTGCAGAGACAGAAGATAAGTCTGATGTCTCAACAGTTTCTCAGTGAATGTGAGTAAACATTGACCTTCAGTGGCCTCGTGGTGCAGCTTCTTCTAATAATCTGCTGCTGACATCGAGTCACACCTGGGAACAAATCAATCTGAACAAAAGGCACTGTCATTGAAATGGAGCCGATGAAGGTCTTTTCAGGGATATAATACACaaataatgtgaaaacacctgaaAATGATTATCAAATGCTATTAAAAAGATCATATAAACATGAAAtggtataaaaatgtaaaaacacattttctcactgTATGTTCAGGTCTCACAG contains:
- the LOC125885239 gene encoding OX-2 membrane glycoprotein-like isoform X1 encodes the protein MALCAVLLLLCVLAVFHKGLAAVIETQQTVMAAVGEEALLNCQLMQPKDVVLITWEKVLPEGEQNLASFSKHFGEKVNPDFRDKVEFKYAGLQNSSIVIRRVTEEDEGCYHCLFNTYPDGALTGSTCLQLYELHEPVLHVRESNSPEEAVVSCSATGRPAPTVTLTVPHYNSTSVTNTNATVTVTATAVLPRLHGNSTQVGCAVRVLSGPQIEVFTMIPEVTLSSADGVDEESGSDNSDHNVTLITVLVVVSCVCVAAAVIIIILLVRKHQNSVSHRDSEENKTPQRTTKDTEEAHTLVGKKDNKQIGQETTPERNETSDNPKPSSSTARQLLLEPGQQLSDTE